Proteins co-encoded in one Alphaproteobacteria bacterium genomic window:
- a CDS encoding HU family DNA-binding protein — protein MNKNELIAEIAETCELTKAKAAETVDAFIEVISKSLAKGKEVRLVGFGTFTSVKRKATEGRNPRTGAVIKIAASIQPKFKPGKALKEQVNKRKAA, from the coding sequence ATGAATAAGAATGAACTGATTGCAGAAATCGCAGAAACCTGCGAACTCACCAAAGCTAAAGCAGCTGAAACCGTTGATGCGTTCATCGAAGTAATTTCGAAGTCGCTCGCTAAAGGCAAAGAAGTTCGCCTCGTTGGTTTCGGTACCTTTACCTCGGTAAAGCGTAAAGCGACCGAAGGCCGCAACCCACGCACCGGCGCAGTAATCAAGATTGCTGCTTCGATCCAGCCAAAATTCAAGCCAGGCAAGGCTCTGAAAGAGCAAGTAAACAAGCGTAAAGCTGCGTAG
- a CDS encoding NADH-quinone oxidoreductase subunit A: MTSLLESYFPILVFLGIAVALSCVMILLPFIAAKQRPDKEKLSAYECGFEPFGDARGQFDVRFYLVAILFIIFDLEVAFLFPWAIVLGDIGLFGFWSMMIFLGILTIGFIYEWKKGALEWE; this comes from the coding sequence ATGACGTCACTGCTTGAATCATATTTTCCGATTCTGGTTTTTTTAGGAATCGCCGTCGCGCTCTCTTGCGTGATGATTCTGTTGCCATTTATTGCTGCCAAGCAGCGCCCTGATAAAGAAAAACTCTCGGCCTATGAGTGCGGCTTCGAACCTTTCGGTGACGCGCGCGGGCAGTTCGACGTGCGGTTTTATCTCGTTGCGATTCTGTTCATCATTTTCGACCTTGAGGTCGCCTTCCTCTTCCCATGGGCGATTGTGCTGGGTGATATCGGCCTGTTCGGTTTCTGGTCTATGATGATTTTCCTCGGCATTCTTACCATTGGCTTTATCTATGAATGGAAAAAGGGAGCGCTCGAATGGGAGTAG
- a CDS encoding NADH-quinone oxidoreductase subunit C, translating into MSEVLKQLGDAIAAEQAGFVSDVQVANGELCFITPRDKIVDFLTFLRDDARTKCEQLMDVTAVDYPNRVERFEVVYNLLSVTKNHRIRVKIATDEATPVASVNGVYPSANWFEREVWDMYGVFFTNHPDLRRILTDYGFDGHPQRKDFPLTGYVEMRYDEDEKRVVYEPVKLQQAFRSFDFLSPWEGPDYGTGDDKKAG; encoded by the coding sequence ATGAGTGAAGTATTGAAACAGTTGGGGGATGCAATCGCGGCGGAGCAGGCTGGCTTCGTGAGCGATGTGCAGGTTGCGAATGGTGAGCTGTGCTTCATCACGCCGCGCGATAAGATTGTCGATTTCCTGACCTTTCTGCGTGACGATGCGCGCACCAAGTGCGAACAATTGATGGACGTAACGGCGGTGGATTACCCAAACCGCGTTGAGCGTTTTGAGGTGGTGTATAATCTGTTGTCGGTGACGAAGAATCACCGCATTCGCGTGAAAATCGCGACCGACGAGGCGACGCCTGTTGCTTCGGTGAATGGCGTGTATCCTTCGGCGAACTGGTTCGAGCGTGAAGTGTGGGACATGTATGGCGTGTTCTTCACCAATCATCCAGACTTGCGCCGCATTCTTACCGATTATGGCTTTGATGGTCACCCGCAACGCAAAGACTTCCCGCTCACGGGCTATGTCGAAATGCGTTACGACGAAGACGAGAAGCGTGTTGTGTATGAGCCTGTGAAATTGCAGCAGGCGTTCCGTTCCTTTGATTTCCTCTCACCGTGGGAAGGGCCTGATTATGGCACTGGCGATGACAAAAAAGCAGGCTGA
- a CDS encoding GNAT family N-acetyltransferase, protein MTKKQAEPQAQWLIEPASDKYWAGIWAIFKDVISTGDTYAYAPDTTEKDAKEIWMGRAAHGTVAHTFVVRDGSEIVGTYSLRANHYGLGSHVANAGYMVRADYRGRGIAKAMCNDSMERAKGLGFTSMQFNYVVSTNTLAVELWQRMGFKIIGCAPKSFRHSVHGPVDIYIMHRFLAEA, encoded by the coding sequence ATGACAAAAAAGCAGGCTGAGCCGCAAGCTCAGTGGCTGATTGAGCCCGCCAGCGACAAATACTGGGCGGGTATTTGGGCTATCTTCAAAGACGTGATTAGCACGGGCGACACCTATGCGTACGCGCCCGACACTACGGAAAAAGACGCCAAAGAAATTTGGATGGGTCGTGCGGCGCATGGCACAGTTGCGCATACCTTCGTGGTGCGTGACGGTAGCGAAATTGTCGGCACTTATTCGCTGCGCGCGAACCATTATGGTTTGGGCAGTCATGTTGCCAATGCGGGCTATATGGTGCGTGCGGATTATCGCGGTCGTGGCATCGCTAAGGCAATGTGCAATGACTCTATGGAGCGCGCGAAGGGGTTGGGCTTTACCTCGATGCAGTTTAACTACGTCGTTTCCACCAATACGTTGGCGGTGGAGTTGTGGCAGCGCATGGGTTTCAAAATCATTGGCTGCGCACCGAAATCGTTCCGACACTCCGTTCACGGCCCCGTGGATATTTACATCATGCATCGTTTTTTGGCGGAGGCTTGA
- a CDS encoding NADH-quinone oxidoreductase subunit B yields the protein MGVDLVHSNEPIAPGADQDAILTRVFDEFGDKGFVVANLDKLVNWARTGSLWPMTFGLACCAVEMMHAAAPRYDLDRLGLVFRPSPRQSDVMIVAGTLCNKMAPALRKVYDQMAEPRWVISMGSCANGGGYYHYSYSVVRGCDRIVPVDVYVPGCPPTAEALMYGILQLQKKIRRTSTIARS from the coding sequence ATGGGAGTAGACCTCGTGCATTCTAATGAGCCGATTGCTCCGGGTGCTGACCAAGACGCGATTCTGACCCGTGTGTTCGACGAATTTGGCGATAAGGGCTTTGTGGTCGCGAATCTCGATAAGCTGGTGAATTGGGCGCGTACGGGCAGCTTGTGGCCGATGACGTTTGGCCTGGCCTGCTGCGCGGTGGAGATGATGCACGCCGCCGCCCCGCGCTATGACCTTGACCGTTTGGGCTTGGTGTTCCGCCCATCGCCACGCCAGTCGGACGTGATGATTGTTGCGGGCACGCTCTGTAACAAAATGGCGCCTGCGCTTCGCAAAGTTTACGACCAAATGGCCGAGCCGCGTTGGGTGATTTCGATGGGTAGCTGCGCGAATGGCGGCGGTTACTATCACTATTCGTATAGTGTGGTGCGTGGTTGTGACCGTATTGTGCCGGTGGATGTATATGTGCCGGGTTGCCCGCCAACCGCCGAAGCGCTGATGTATGGCATTTTGCAGCTTCAAAAGAAAATTCGTAGAACGTCAACGATTGCGCGCTCATGA